In the genome of Bordetella avium, the window ACTGGAGCAAACGCCTCCGGAACTTGGCGCCGATATCACGGACAAAGGTATCGCCCTGACCGGCGGCGGTGCGCTGCTGCGGGATCTCGACCGCCTTCTTCAAGAAGAAACCGGCTTGCCGGTGGTGGTGGCCGACGACCCCCTGACTTGCGTCGTACGCGGTTGCGGCGAGGCGCTCGAGCATCTCGAAAAGCTCGGTGCGATTTTCATCAACGACTAAGCTGGACCGTCCGGTCCTTGGAACGCCCGCGCGCGTTCCGGGGCGGCCTCACGGCAACGGGCAGACAAGCCCGAGCTGAGATTCATGCAACGACAAGGCACTCCACCGCTGTTCAGGCGCGGCCCGCCGGCCGAAGTGCGGCTGGTCATCCTGGTCGCGCTGGCCTTGGCACTGATCGTCGTCGATTCCCAATTGCGCATTCTGGAGCCGGTGCGCCGCGCCGTATCGGTGGCGCTCTATCCCTTCCAGCGCGCCGTCATGGCGCCGCGCGACCTCGTGCAGCAGGTCGACGAGTGGATCAATGCCGCCAATTTGGTACGTTCTGAAAACGAGGCTTTGCAGCGTCAGCGCATCGAGTTGTCTCAGGTGGCCACGCATGCGGTGCAACTGGCCGCCGAGAACGCGCAGCTGCGGCGTTTGCTAGGCGTGACCGACACGGTCGGTCAACCGGCAACCGTGGTGGAAGTGCTCTACGAGCCGCCCAACGCCTTTCATCCGCGTCTTGTTTTCAACAAGGGCAGCAAGGCCGGCATCGCGCCGGGCATGCCGGTTATTGACGAAGGCGGCGTGGTGGGCCAGATCGTGCGCGTCACCCCCATGACGGCCGAAGCCGCAATGGTGACCGATGAGCGGGTTTCCATTCCCGTGCAGGTGCTACGCAACGGACTTCGTCTGATTGCCTTCGGGGGCCACACACCGGGCACGATCGACGTGCGCTATTTGGCGGCTAACGCCGATATCAAGCCCGGTGATACCATCGTGACTTCTGGTGTAGGCGGCCTGTTTCCTGCCGGTCTGCCCGTGGCCAAGATAAGCTCGGTCGAGCGTGATACGGCTTCAGGTTTCGCGCGCGCGATTGCCGAGCCTTTGGCCCATCCTGAGCGCTACCGTCATTTCCTGGTCTTGCAGGTTGACGTCGCGAAGGCCGAAGCCAATCAAGAGGAGGCCGATGGTGGCACCACGCAATAATGCCGCTCAACGTCGCCTTGGTACGCCCAGCAATGTGCATCCCGAACGGTTGATGCGTCCGGCGCGTGGGTTCTTTGTCTGGGGAACCCTGCTGCTGGTCTGGTTGTTGTCGCTCTTGCCCTGGCGGCAATGGCCGGCTTCGCCGGATATCCTGCTGTTGGTCATTGCTTTCTGGAGCGCCTACGAACCGCGCCGCGTCGGCATGTTCACCGCTTTCATTTTCGGCCTGCTTCTGGATGTCCACGACGCCAGTCTGCTGGGCGGGCATGCCCTGACCTTCACGCTGGTCGCCTATGGCGCGCTGGCGCTGCATCGCCGCCTGCAACGCTTCGATCTCTGGAGCCAGGCCATGCATATGTTGCCGGTGTTTTT includes:
- the mreD gene encoding rod shape-determining protein MreD, whose amino-acid sequence is MVAPRNNAAQRRLGTPSNVHPERLMRPARGFFVWGTLLLVWLLSLLPWRQWPASPDILLLVIAFWSAYEPRRVGMFTAFIFGLLLDVHDASLLGGHALTFTLVAYGALALHRRLQRFDLWSQAMHMLPVFFLSQLLTQIIMAWLAGRWAGWDWAYGVLLTTALWPVFGWVLQLPQRLHDDVESSAS
- the mreC gene encoding rod shape-determining protein MreC; the encoded protein is MQRQGTPPLFRRGPPAEVRLVILVALALALIVVDSQLRILEPVRRAVSVALYPFQRAVMAPRDLVQQVDEWINAANLVRSENEALQRQRIELSQVATHAVQLAAENAQLRRLLGVTDTVGQPATVVEVLYEPPNAFHPRLVFNKGSKAGIAPGMPVIDEGGVVGQIVRVTPMTAEAAMVTDERVSIPVQVLRNGLRLIAFGGHTPGTIDVRYLAANADIKPGDTIVTSGVGGLFPAGLPVAKISSVERDTASGFARAIAEPLAHPERYRHFLVLQVDVAKAEANQEEADGGTTQ